A portion of the Pseudomonas synxantha BG33R genome contains these proteins:
- a CDS encoding TIGR02449 family protein: MEDTDLQALMARLELLIDRVEQLKSQNGLLLAQEKTWREERAHLIEKNEIARRKVESMISRLKALEQDS; the protein is encoded by the coding sequence ATGGAAGACACCGACCTGCAAGCGCTGATGGCCAGACTCGAACTGCTAATTGATCGGGTCGAGCAACTAAAGAGTCAAAACGGACTCCTATTAGCTCAGGAAAAGACCTGGCGCGAGGAACGCGCTCACCTCATTGAAAAAAACGAAATCGCCCGGCGTAAGGTCGAATCGATGATTTCGCGCCTGAAGGCCCTGGAGCAAGACTCATGA
- the ubiH gene encoding 2-octaprenyl-6-methoxyphenyl hydroxylase, which yields MSRVNLAIIGGGLVGASLALALQAGAKARGWKIVLIEPFAPGDSYQPSYDARSSALSFGARQIYQRLGLWQDIARRAEPIKQIHVSDRGRFSTARLSAMEEGVPALGYVVENAWLGQCLWQGLDKDVVSWRCPAEVTRMEPLPDGYRLTLNDETVLECDLAVLADGGRSGLREQLGIGVKTRPYNQSALIANITPSEAHNGEAFERFTDEGPMALLPLPDNRCALVWTRIGMDAQRLADLDERSFLSELQGVFGYRLGTLKQVGARHLYPLTLVEAEEQVRSNLAVLGNAAHSLHPIAGQGFNLSLRDANALAEALLAGPAVPGDLATLQGYRDRQRLDQQLTVGFSDQVTRLFGSGQPLMALGRNLGLLGLDLLPPAKRWFARQAMGLGVRSDV from the coding sequence ATGAGCCGGGTCAACCTGGCGATTATTGGTGGTGGCCTGGTGGGTGCCAGCCTGGCCCTGGCGTTGCAGGCCGGGGCCAAGGCACGTGGCTGGAAGATCGTGCTGATCGAACCCTTTGCCCCGGGCGACAGCTACCAGCCCAGTTACGATGCGCGTTCTTCGGCGCTGTCCTTTGGTGCCCGGCAGATTTATCAGCGTCTGGGCCTGTGGCAGGACATTGCCCGCCGCGCCGAGCCGATCAAGCAGATCCACGTATCGGACCGCGGGCGTTTCTCTACCGCGCGCTTGTCCGCCATGGAAGAGGGCGTACCGGCCCTGGGCTATGTGGTGGAAAACGCCTGGCTGGGCCAATGCCTGTGGCAAGGCCTGGATAAAGACGTCGTCAGCTGGCGCTGCCCCGCGGAAGTCACGCGCATGGAGCCGCTGCCTGATGGCTATCGCCTGACCCTCAACGATGAAACCGTGCTGGAATGCGACCTCGCGGTGTTGGCCGACGGCGGCCGCTCCGGCCTGCGTGAGCAACTGGGCATTGGCGTGAAGACCCGGCCCTACAACCAGAGCGCACTGATCGCCAATATCACCCCGAGCGAAGCCCACAATGGCGAAGCGTTCGAGCGCTTTACCGATGAGGGGCCGATGGCCTTGTTGCCGCTGCCGGACAACCGCTGTGCGCTGGTCTGGACCCGCATCGGCATGGACGCCCAGCGCCTGGCCGATCTTGACGAGCGCAGCTTCCTGAGCGAGTTGCAGGGCGTATTCGGTTATCGCCTGGGCACCCTCAAGCAAGTGGGCGCCCGTCATCTGTACCCGCTGACCCTGGTGGAAGCCGAAGAGCAAGTGCGCTCGAATCTTGCGGTCCTCGGCAATGCCGCCCACAGCCTGCACCCGATTGCCGGGCAGGGGTTCAACCTGTCCCTGCGCGATGCCAATGCCTTGGCCGAAGCCTTGTTGGCCGGCCCGGCAGTGCCAGGTGACCTGGCGACGTTGCAAGGCTATCGGGATCGCCAGCGCCTGGACCAACAACTGACCGTAGGCTTCTCCGATCAGGTCACACGCTTGTTTGGCAGCGGCCAGCCGCTAATGGCGCTGGGCCGTAACCTGGGCCTGCTCGGCCTGGACCTGTTGCCGCCGGCCAAACGCTGGTTCGCCCGCCAGGCAATGGGGCTGGGGGTGCGCTCTGATGTTTGA
- a CDS encoding 2-octaprenyl-3-methyl-6-methoxy-1,4-benzoquinol hydroxylase produces the protein MRADVLIVGAGMVGSALALALQGSGLQVLLLDGSPLSVKPFEPQAAFEPRVSALSAASQRILERLGVWDGIVARRASPYGEMQVWDGSGTGQIHFSAASVHAEVLGHIVENRVVQDALLERLHDCDLGLLANARLEQMRRSGDDWLLTLADGRKLRAPLVVAADGANSAVRRLTGTPTREWDYLHNAIVTSVRSSQPHQRTAWQRFTDTGPLAFLPLVRDGQEDWCSIVWSTTPAESERLMALDDERFCRELECAFEGRLGTVVSADPRVCVPLRQRHAKRYVAEGLALIGDAAHVIHPLAGQGVNLGFLDAAVLAEVLLAATERGERLADVKVLSRYERRRMPHNLALMAAMEGFERLFQADQLPLRWLRNAGLKIVDQMPEAKAVFVRQALGLTGDLPELAKP, from the coding sequence ATGCGCGCAGATGTGCTGATTGTCGGGGCCGGAATGGTCGGAAGCGCCCTGGCGCTGGCATTGCAGGGCAGCGGCTTGCAGGTGCTGCTGCTCGACGGCAGCCCGCTAAGCGTCAAACCGTTTGAACCGCAGGCGGCGTTTGAGCCGCGGGTGAGCGCGTTGTCGGCGGCCAGCCAGCGCATCCTCGAACGCCTGGGCGTGTGGGACGGTATCGTCGCGCGTCGCGCCAGCCCTTACGGCGAGATGCAGGTGTGGGACGGCAGCGGTACCGGGCAGATTCACTTTTCGGCAGCCAGCGTGCATGCCGAGGTGCTCGGGCATATCGTCGAAAACCGTGTGGTGCAGGATGCCTTGCTGGAGCGCTTGCACGACTGCGACCTCGGCCTGCTGGCCAATGCGCGCCTTGAGCAGATGCGCCGCTCCGGCGATGACTGGCTGCTGACCCTGGCTGATGGGCGCAAATTGCGTGCGCCGCTGGTGGTGGCCGCCGATGGCGCCAACTCCGCAGTACGCCGCCTGACCGGCACCCCGACCCGCGAGTGGGATTACCTGCATAACGCGATCGTGACCAGCGTGCGCAGCAGCCAGCCGCACCAGCGCACGGCCTGGCAACGCTTTACCGATACCGGCCCGCTGGCGTTCCTGCCGCTGGTACGGGATGGGCAGGAAGATTGGTGTTCGATTGTCTGGTCGACCACGCCGGCTGAATCCGAGCGCCTGATGGCCCTGGATGATGAACGCTTCTGCCGGGAGCTGGAGTGCGCCTTCGAAGGGCGCCTGGGCACTGTGGTCAGTGCCGACCCGCGCGTTTGCGTGCCGTTACGCCAGCGCCATGCCAAACGCTACGTGGCCGAGGGCCTGGCACTGATCGGTGATGCTGCCCACGTGATTCACCCGTTGGCGGGGCAGGGCGTAAACCTGGGCTTTCTTGATGCGGCGGTACTGGCCGAGGTGTTGTTGGCGGCCACCGAGCGCGGCGAGCGCCTGGCGGATGTGAAGGTGCTGAGCCGTTACGAGCGGCGGCGCATGCCCCACAACCTGGCGCTGATGGCGGCGATGGAAGGCTTCGAGCGCTTGTTCCAGGCCGATCAACTGCCGCTGCGCTGGCTGCGTAATGCCGGCCTGAAAATCGTCGACCAGATGCCTGAAGCCAAGGCAGTGTTTGTGCGCCAGGCGCTAGGTTTGACTGGCGA
- a CDS encoding cell division protein ZapA, translating to MSSSNSVTVQILDKEYSIICPQEERSNLVSAARYLDGKMREIRSSGKVIGADRIAVMAALNITHDLLHKQERPDVQASGSTREQVRDLLERVDLVLSTDSDAPKG from the coding sequence ATGAGTTCAAGCAATAGCGTTACCGTGCAGATCCTCGACAAAGAATATTCGATCATCTGCCCCCAGGAAGAACGCAGCAATCTGGTGAGCGCTGCCCGTTACCTGGACGGCAAGATGCGCGAAATCCGCAGCAGCGGCAAAGTGATCGGCGCCGACCGCATCGCCGTGATGGCCGCGCTGAATATCACCCACGATCTGCTGCACAAGCAGGAACGCCCTGACGTGCAGGCCAGCGGCTCGACCCGCGAGCAAGTGCGTGACCTGCTCGAGCGCGTGGATCTGGTGCTTTCCACCGATTCCGACGCACCCAAGGGCTGA
- a CDS encoding EVE domain-containing protein produces MAYWLMKSEPDELSIKDLEKLGEARWDGVRNYQARNFLRAMAVGDEFFFYHSSCPEPGIAGIGKIVEAAYPDPTALEPDSHYFDAKASAEKNPWSAITVGHANTFPKVLGLGYLKQQTALAEMPLVQKGSRLSVMAVTPEQWAAILQLL; encoded by the coding sequence ATGGCCTACTGGCTGATGAAATCCGAGCCTGACGAATTGTCCATCAAGGATCTGGAAAAGCTCGGCGAAGCCCGCTGGGATGGGGTGCGCAACTATCAGGCGCGCAACTTTCTGCGCGCCATGGCGGTGGGCGATGAGTTTTTCTTCTATCACTCCAGCTGTCCGGAGCCTGGCATTGCCGGCATCGGCAAAATCGTCGAGGCCGCCTACCCGGATCCTACAGCGCTGGAACCGGACAGCCACTACTTCGACGCCAAGGCCAGTGCGGAGAAAAATCCGTGGAGTGCCATCACCGTGGGCCACGCCAACACCTTCCCCAAGGTGCTGGGCCTGGGCTATCTAAAGCAGCAAACCGCTCTTGCCGAAATGCCGCTGGTGCAGAAAGGCAGCCGGCTTTCGGTCATGGCGGTCACGCCTGAACAATGGGCGGCCATCCTTCAGCTGCTTTAA
- a CDS encoding 5-formyltetrahydrofolate cyclo-ligase, with the protein MTEPAPLSRPQLRRMLRKARRALTPSEQRQAALGLYRQLAQHPLFRRSKHISLYLPTDGEIDPRLLLRAAQRRGKATYLPVLSAWPRTKMVFQRVRPGDKLSPNRFGILEPRVNVHQQRKVWALDLVLLPLVGFDREGGRLGMGGGFYDRSLAYLARRKSWRKPTLLGLAHECQQVERLAQASWDVPLAGTVTDKHWYVAETSLEPATP; encoded by the coding sequence ATGACCGAACCTGCGCCGCTGTCCCGTCCGCAACTTCGACGCATGTTGCGCAAGGCCCGCCGTGCCCTCACGCCGAGCGAGCAGCGCCAGGCCGCCCTTGGCCTGTACCGGCAACTGGCACAGCACCCGCTGTTTCGCCGGTCCAAACATATTTCCTTATACCTGCCGACGGACGGTGAAATCGATCCGCGCCTGCTGCTGCGCGCGGCGCAGCGCCGTGGCAAGGCCACCTATCTGCCGGTACTGAGTGCCTGGCCGCGCACCAAGATGGTGTTCCAGCGCGTGCGGCCTGGGGATAAGTTGTCGCCCAACCGCTTTGGCATTCTTGAGCCGCGGGTCAATGTCCACCAGCAGCGCAAGGTCTGGGCGCTCGACCTGGTGCTGTTGCCGTTGGTGGGGTTCGATCGCGAAGGCGGGCGCCTGGGCATGGGTGGCGGATTCTACGACCGCAGCCTGGCTTACCTGGCCAGGCGCAAAAGCTGGCGCAAGCCGACCTTGCTGGGGTTGGCCCATGAATGTCAGCAGGTAGAACGCTTGGCGCAGGCAAGTTGGGACGTGCCGCTGGCGGGCACTGTCACCGATAAGCACTGGTATGTTGCAGAAACGTCGCTGGAACCAGCGACGCCTTGA
- a CDS encoding ABC transporter permease produces MHKLAHILRLGLKELTSLRHDSVLLLFLAYAFTVAIYMPAAGSVIGVHNASVAFVDEDHSALSRQMAEALQPPEFQAPAPLAYDQLDRVMDSGQYTFVVNVPANFQADLLAGRQPGVQVNIDATAMSQAFMGAGYIGRIFQRELLTYSGQADAAGKAPALLTTRALFNTNLEGGWFLAVIQIVNNITILAIVLTGTALLREREHGTLDHLLVLPLTALEIMLAKIWSNMLVVVLCTWLSLELVVKGLLGVPLAGSLSLFLLVTALYLFASTALGIFLATLARSTPQFGLLAIPVIIPMLLLSGGSTPLDSMPEWLQWVMQGSPSTHFVSLSAAILFRDAGLSVVWPDLLALTGIGLVFFAVALARFRKSLAS; encoded by the coding sequence ATGCACAAGCTCGCCCATATCCTGCGCCTGGGGCTCAAGGAACTCACCAGCCTGCGCCACGACAGCGTGTTGCTGCTGTTTCTGGCCTACGCCTTCACCGTGGCGATCTACATGCCCGCTGCCGGTTCGGTGATTGGCGTGCACAACGCCAGCGTGGCCTTTGTCGATGAAGATCACAGCGCGCTCTCGCGGCAAATGGCCGAGGCCCTGCAACCACCGGAATTCCAGGCGCCGGCGCCACTGGCCTACGACCAGCTGGACAGGGTCATGGACAGCGGCCAATACACTTTCGTCGTCAATGTACCGGCGAATTTCCAGGCCGACCTGTTGGCGGGGCGCCAGCCGGGAGTGCAGGTGAACATCGATGCCACGGCGATGAGCCAGGCATTCATGGGCGCGGGTTACATCGGGCGGATTTTCCAACGCGAACTGCTGACCTACAGCGGCCAGGCCGACGCTGCCGGCAAAGCTCCGGCCCTGCTGACTACTCGGGCGTTGTTCAATACCAACCTGGAAGGTGGCTGGTTCCTGGCGGTGATCCAGATCGTCAACAACATCACCATCCTCGCCATCGTGCTGACCGGTACGGCCCTGCTGCGTGAACGCGAGCACGGCACCCTCGACCATCTGCTGGTGCTGCCCCTGACCGCGCTGGAGATCATGCTGGCAAAAATCTGGAGCAACATGCTGGTGGTGGTGTTGTGTACGTGGCTGTCCCTGGAACTGGTGGTCAAAGGCTTGCTCGGCGTGCCATTGGCCGGGTCGTTGAGCCTGTTCCTGTTGGTGACGGCCCTGTATTTATTTGCGAGTACTGCGTTGGGGATCTTCCTCGCCACTCTCGCCCGCTCGACGCCGCAGTTCGGCCTGCTGGCGATCCCGGTGATCATTCCCATGCTGTTGCTCTCTGGCGGCAGTACACCGCTGGATAGCATGCCCGAATGGTTGCAGTGGGTGATGCAGGGCTCGCCATCGACGCATTTTGTGAGCTTGAGTGCCGCGATTCTATTCAGGGATGCGGGGTTGAGCGTGGTGTGGCCAGACTTGCTGGCCCTGACGGGAATTGGCTTGGTATTTTTTGCGGTGGCGTTGGCGCGGTTTCGCAAGAGCCTGGCTTCCTGA
- the pepP gene encoding Xaa-Pro aminopeptidase translates to MIHIPKAEYTRRRKALMAQMEPNSIAILPAAAVAIRNRDVEHVYRQDSDFQYLSGFPEPEAVIVLMPGRQHGEYVLFCRERNAERELWDGLRAGTEGAIRDFGADDAFPITDIDDILPGLIEGRDRVYSAMGSNAEFDRHVMEWINVIRSKAHLGAQPPNEFVALDHLLHDMRLYKSAAEVRVMREAARISCAAHVRAMQASRAGLHEFSLEAELDYEFRKGGAKMPAYGSIVAAGRNSCILHYQQNDALLKDGDLVLIDAGCEIDCYASDITRTWPVNGKFSPEQKAIYEIVLASQEAAFAQIAPNKHWNQAHEATVQVITAGLVKLGLLQGDVDELIASEAYRAFYMHRAGHWLGMDVHDVGEYKVGGEWRVLEVGMALTVEPGIYISPDNQNVAKKWRGIGVRIEDDVIVTKQGCEILTGAVPKTVAEIEALMAAAR, encoded by the coding sequence ATGATCCATATCCCCAAAGCGGAATACACCCGTCGCCGCAAGGCGCTCATGGCGCAGATGGAACCCAACAGCATCGCGATCCTGCCGGCCGCCGCCGTGGCGATCCGCAACCGCGATGTCGAGCATGTCTACCGCCAGGACAGCGACTTCCAGTACCTCAGCGGTTTCCCCGAGCCCGAAGCGGTGATCGTGCTGATGCCCGGTCGCCAGCATGGCGAATACGTGTTGTTCTGCCGTGAGCGCAACGCTGAGCGCGAGCTGTGGGACGGCCTGCGCGCCGGCACTGAAGGCGCGATCCGCGACTTTGGCGCCGACGACGCATTCCCTATCACTGATATCGACGACATCCTGCCCGGCCTGATCGAAGGCCGCGACCGGGTATATTCGGCCATGGGCAGCAACGCCGAATTCGACCGGCATGTGATGGAGTGGATCAACGTGATCCGTTCCAAAGCGCACTTGGGCGCCCAGCCGCCGAACGAATTCGTTGCCCTGGATCATCTGCTCCACGACATGCGCCTGTATAAATCGGCGGCAGAGGTGAGGGTGATGCGCGAAGCGGCGCGCATTTCCTGCGCGGCCCATGTGCGGGCGATGCAGGCCAGCCGTGCGGGTTTGCATGAGTTCAGCCTGGAGGCCGAGCTGGATTACGAGTTCCGTAAGGGCGGTGCGAAAATGCCAGCCTACGGTTCCATCGTCGCCGCCGGGCGCAACAGCTGCATCCTGCATTACCAGCAGAATGACGCGTTGCTCAAGGATGGCGACTTGGTGCTGATCGACGCCGGTTGTGAGATCGACTGCTACGCCAGCGACATCACCCGCACCTGGCCGGTCAACGGCAAGTTTTCGCCCGAACAAAAGGCGATCTACGAAATTGTGCTGGCCTCCCAGGAAGCCGCCTTTGCGCAGATCGCACCGAACAAGCATTGGAACCAGGCCCATGAAGCTACCGTGCAGGTCATCACCGCCGGGTTGGTGAAGTTGGGGTTGCTGCAAGGTGACGTTGACGAACTGATCGCCAGCGAAGCCTACCGCGCCTTCTACATGCACCGCGCCGGCCACTGGCTGGGCATGGATGTGCATGATGTGGGCGAGTACAAGGTCGGCGGTGAATGGCGTGTGCTGGAAGTCGGCATGGCCTTGACCGTGGAGCCGGGGATCTATATTTCACCGGACAACCAGAATGTGGCAAAGAAATGGCGTGGCATTGGCGTACGCATCGAGGATGACGTGATAGTGACCAAGCAAGGCTGTGAAATCCTGACCGGCGCGGTGCCCAAGACCGTTGCCGAGATCGAAGCACTGATGGCGGCTGCCCGATGA
- the rbbA gene encoding ribosome-associated ATPase/putative transporter RbbA: protein MSGLALHATGINHRYGKQQALLDIAFSLPAGTRCGLIGPDGAGKSSLLGLIAGVKKLQKGQLQVLGGSIQDRRHRNSLYPRIAFMPQGLGGNLYPELSISENIRFFATLFGLSKADCDQRMHNLLLATDLARFAERPAGKLSGGMKQKLGLCCALIHDPDLLILDEPTTGVDPLSRRRFWELVDSVRSERPQLTLLVATAYMEEAEQFEHCLMLDRGRLIADGLSRELAAITPSGKLDEAFTHFQGDSAHDSQPLVIPPRTGGNADIAIQAHDLTLRFGDFTAVNNVSFAIGCGEIFGFLGSNGCGKTTTMKVLTGLMPATEGSAILLGKPVDAKDLATRKRVGFMSQSFSLYGELSVRQNLVLHAQLFDLPKADSGPRIDELIQRFDLGEVAEQPSGELPLGLRQRLSLAVAVLHRPEVLILDEPTSGVDPAARDDFWRLLIELSRQQGVTIFLSTHFMNEAQRCDRISLMHAGKVLACDTPEALQQQFHGDTLEAAFVTCLEQAQGEPEPSAPRATVNDAHAPPASTHGFSLARWLAVASREGKELLRDKVRMAFALLGAMFMMVIFGYGISLDVENLAFAVYDQDQTPQSRAYLEAFRSSRYFAEQAPIRDANELHRRLQRSEIKLALEIPPGFGRDLYAGRQPTVAAWLDGGMPFRAETSRNYVEAVHQGNLAQLAELSSLPLNNRAAVKLETRFRYNQDVVSVNAIGPGVMALILAFIPAMLTALGIVREKELGSITNFYATPLTRLEFLLGKQAPYLVISLVNLALLVAMNRWLFGVPFKGSGLTLAFGGLLYVLATTSMGLLISAFTRTQIAAILGTMIITSLPTIQFSGLIVPRSSLEGAAALMGMLFPAGHFLDIAVGTFTKALDLRQLWPQCLALFGFFVGFTGLSLVMLKKQEA from the coding sequence ATGAGCGGCCTGGCGCTGCACGCCACGGGGATCAACCACCGCTACGGCAAGCAACAGGCACTGCTCGACATTGCCTTCAGCTTGCCAGCCGGTACCCGCTGCGGGTTGATAGGTCCGGACGGCGCCGGCAAGTCGAGCCTGCTGGGTCTGATCGCCGGGGTTAAAAAGCTGCAAAAGGGCCAGTTGCAGGTGCTCGGCGGTTCCATCCAGGACCGTCGCCACCGCAATAGCTTGTACCCGCGCATTGCCTTTATGCCCCAGGGCCTGGGCGGCAATCTGTACCCCGAGCTGTCCATCAGCGAGAACATCCGTTTCTTCGCCACCTTGTTCGGCCTGTCGAAAGCCGATTGCGACCAGCGCATGCACAACCTGCTGCTCGCCACCGACCTCGCACGCTTTGCCGAGCGCCCGGCAGGCAAGCTCTCTGGCGGGATGAAACAGAAGCTCGGCTTGTGCTGCGCACTGATCCATGATCCGGACCTGTTGATCCTCGACGAGCCCACCACCGGCGTCGACCCGCTGTCACGCCGGCGTTTCTGGGAGCTGGTAGACAGCGTACGCAGTGAGCGCCCGCAACTGACACTGCTGGTGGCCACCGCCTACATGGAAGAGGCCGAGCAATTCGAGCATTGCCTGATGCTCGACCGTGGCAGGTTGATCGCCGATGGACTGAGCCGCGAACTGGCGGCGATAACGCCCAGCGGCAAACTGGATGAGGCCTTCACGCACTTCCAGGGCGACAGTGCCCACGACAGCCAGCCGCTGGTAATTCCACCGCGCACAGGCGGCAACGCCGATATCGCTATCCAAGCCCACGACCTGACCCTGCGCTTTGGCGATTTCACCGCGGTGAACAACGTCAGCTTTGCCATTGGCTGCGGCGAGATCTTCGGCTTCCTCGGTTCCAACGGCTGCGGCAAGACCACCACCATGAAAGTCCTGACCGGGCTGATGCCGGCCACCGAGGGCAGTGCAATCCTGCTGGGCAAACCGGTAGACGCCAAGGACCTGGCGACCCGCAAGCGCGTGGGCTTCATGTCGCAGAGCTTCTCGCTGTATGGCGAGCTGAGCGTGCGCCAGAACCTGGTGCTGCATGCGCAACTGTTCGACTTGCCCAAGGCCGACAGCGGTCCGCGCATTGATGAACTGATCCAACGTTTCGACCTGGGTGAAGTGGCCGAACAGCCCTCCGGCGAGTTACCCCTTGGCCTGCGCCAGCGTTTGTCCTTGGCGGTTGCGGTGCTGCATCGCCCGGAAGTGCTGATCCTCGATGAGCCCACCTCGGGCGTCGACCCGGCGGCGCGGGATGATTTCTGGCGGTTGCTGATCGAGTTGTCGCGGCAACAAGGCGTGACCATCTTCCTGTCCACCCACTTTATGAACGAAGCCCAGCGCTGCGACCGCATCTCCTTGATGCATGCCGGCAAGGTGCTGGCCTGCGACACGCCCGAGGCGCTGCAACAGCAGTTCCACGGCGATACCCTGGAGGCGGCTTTCGTCACCTGCCTGGAGCAGGCCCAGGGCGAACCCGAACCCAGCGCGCCCCGTGCAACGGTCAACGATGCCCACGCGCCGCCCGCGAGCACACACGGCTTCAGCCTGGCGCGGTGGTTAGCCGTGGCCAGCCGCGAAGGCAAGGAGCTGCTGCGCGACAAGGTACGCATGGCCTTCGCCCTGCTCGGGGCGATGTTCATGATGGTGATCTTCGGCTACGGCATTTCCCTGGACGTGGAAAACCTCGCCTTCGCCGTCTACGACCAGGACCAGACCCCGCAAAGCCGCGCCTATCTAGAGGCATTTCGCAGTTCGCGCTATTTCGCCGAGCAAGCACCCATTCGCGACGCCAACGAATTGCACCGGCGCCTGCAACGTTCGGAAATCAAGCTGGCCCTGGAGATCCCACCCGGCTTTGGCCGTGACCTCTACGCCGGCCGCCAGCCCACCGTCGCGGCCTGGCTCGACGGCGGCATGCCGTTTCGCGCTGAAACCAGCCGCAACTACGTGGAGGCCGTGCACCAGGGCAACCTTGCGCAACTGGCTGAACTCAGTAGCTTACCCTTGAACAACCGGGCCGCCGTCAAGCTTGAAACACGCTTTCGCTACAACCAGGACGTGGTCAGCGTGAATGCCATTGGCCCTGGCGTGATGGCGCTGATCCTGGCGTTCATTCCGGCCATGCTCACCGCCCTCGGCATTGTGCGCGAGAAGGAGCTGGGGTCGATCACCAACTTCTATGCCACACCACTGACACGCCTGGAGTTTTTGTTGGGCAAACAGGCGCCCTACCTGGTCATCAGCCTGGTCAACCTGGCACTGTTGGTGGCGATGAACCGCTGGTTGTTCGGTGTACCGTTCAAAGGCAGCGGCCTGACCCTGGCTTTCGGTGGCCTGTTGTACGTGCTGGCGACCACGAGCATGGGCCTGCTGATCTCGGCGTTCACCCGCACCCAGATCGCGGCGATCCTCGGCACCATGATCATCACCAGCCTGCCGACCATCCAGTTTTCCGGGCTGATCGTGCCGCGTTCGTCCCTGGAAGGTGCGGCAGCGCTGATGGGCATGCTGTTTCCGGCCGGGCACTTTCTGGATATCGCGGTGGGCACCTTCACCAAGGCCCTGGACCTGCGCCAGTTGTGGCCACAATGCCTGGCCTTGTTCGGATTTTTCGTCGGTTTTACCGGGCTGAGCCTGGTGATGCTCAAGAAGCAGGAGGCCTGA
- a CDS encoding YecA family protein: MPIQNSPYDAFSKLLSTSGHPCSPAELHGVLLGRSCTGVGFDADNWLADVAELLETEPTENVRNALIGLQEMVKGELTGDDVTVVLLLPTDDAPLTERAAALGQWCQGFLHGFGVNAGGLELSNDAKEVLQDLAAISQVQDALEESEDGEGDYMEVMEYLRVAPLLLFTETKKSAEPAAPKPSLH, from the coding sequence ATGCCCATTCAGAATTCCCCGTACGACGCTTTTTCCAAACTGCTGAGCACCAGCGGTCACCCATGCTCGCCTGCCGAACTGCACGGCGTGCTGTTGGGCCGCAGTTGCACTGGTGTGGGCTTTGATGCCGACAACTGGTTGGCCGACGTGGCCGAGCTGCTCGAAACCGAACCGACCGAAAACGTGCGTAACGCGCTGATCGGCCTGCAAGAGATGGTCAAGGGCGAGCTGACCGGTGACGACGTCACCGTGGTTCTGCTGCTGCCGACCGACGACGCCCCGCTCACTGAGCGCGCTGCCGCGCTGGGTCAATGGTGCCAGGGTTTCCTCCACGGTTTCGGCGTGAACGCCGGTGGCCTGGAGCTTAGCAACGACGCCAAGGAAGTGCTGCAGGACCTGGCGGCCATCTCCCAGGTGCAAGATGCCCTGGAAGAGTCCGAAGACGGCGAAGGCGACTATATGGAAGTGATGGAATACCTGCGCGTCGCGCCGTTGCTGCTGTTCACCGAGACCAAAAAGTCTGCTGAACCTGCTGCACCCAAGCCTTCGCTGCATTAA
- a CDS encoding HlyD family secretion protein: protein MSTNHHTSRLFAIALIVLLLGAGAFGYWRSTQDRLPEGLSMGNGRLESTEVQIAAKIPGRLAEVHVDEGDKVLKGQLLARMDTRTLQAQRAQAEAEVLRARENFASAEANVQLRQSEQLLASQELKRTQELYRRGFASSQLIDQQQARQNTGNAAVIAAQAQVNAVKAAIGAAQAQVAQLTSEIDDSSLRAPIDGIIQLRLAEPGEVLGAGGRVLLLIDPNDQYMNLYLPASVTGRLTVGSEARILLDALPQQALPAKISFVAAKSQFTPKEVETRDERQKLVFRVKLRLTQPSAVPQAKPGMPGAGYVRTADVDWPAHLQ, encoded by the coding sequence ATGTCTACGAACCACCATACGTCCCGTCTGTTCGCCATCGCCCTGATCGTCCTCCTGCTGGGGGCGGGGGCCTTTGGCTACTGGCGTTCGACCCAGGATCGCCTGCCCGAGGGCTTGAGCATGGGCAACGGGCGCCTGGAGTCCACCGAAGTACAAATCGCCGCCAAGATCCCCGGGCGCCTGGCCGAAGTGCACGTGGATGAAGGCGACAAAGTGCTCAAGGGCCAGTTGCTGGCACGCATGGACACCCGCACCCTGCAAGCCCAGCGTGCCCAGGCCGAAGCAGAGGTGTTACGTGCCAGGGAAAACTTCGCCTCTGCTGAAGCCAACGTGCAGTTGCGCCAAAGCGAGCAACTGCTGGCCAGCCAGGAACTCAAGCGCACCCAAGAGCTGTACCGGCGCGGCTTTGCCAGCAGCCAATTGATCGACCAGCAGCAAGCGCGCCAAAACACCGGCAACGCGGCAGTGATCGCCGCCCAAGCCCAGGTCAACGCGGTGAAGGCCGCCATCGGCGCAGCCCAGGCCCAGGTGGCCCAACTCACCAGCGAAATCGACGACAGCAGCCTGCGTGCGCCCATCGACGGCATCATCCAATTGCGCTTGGCCGAGCCGGGCGAAGTGCTCGGCGCGGGTGGGCGCGTGTTGCTGCTGATTGACCCCAATGACCAGTACATGAATCTCTACCTGCCCGCCTCCGTCACCGGCCGCCTGACCGTCGGCAGTGAAGCACGCATCCTGCTCGACGCCCTGCCCCAGCAAGCGCTACCGGCCAAAATCAGTTTTGTCGCGGCCAAATCGCAGTTCACTCCCAAGGAAGTCGAAACCCGCGATGAGCGACAGAAACTGGTGTTCCGCGTCAAATTGCGCCTGACTCAGCCCAGCGCCGTGCCACAAGCCAAACCGGGCATGCCCGGCGCGGGCTATGTACGCACGGCCGATGTCGACTGGCCGGCCCACCTGCAATGA